A part of Leptospira congkakensis genomic DNA contains:
- a CDS encoding acetylxylan esterase: MPQTVSFDECFQTVPKLDQPSDLDSFWKEGISELKKVPVKATYKTVLKGSFIWESLNDVSFQSIDNHVLHGKLAIPRKRGNRPVVVYFHDYLAVPEEIQKGYSDLGVAQLHITLRGHGEEMIHAPVDPVTGKAPIGWTPNYFAHGLDQKEDFYMRKLYLDVIRTIEFLRLTDGIDGDQIILHGKSIGSALSVFGAAYSDRIKGLILETPSFCYIDKDQISLKGNPWIRELTPFLEKRATKKIDYKKELAYFDALNFAKKIKIPALFSCGMEDVISHPKSTFALFNHMNCDKRMQLYPTEGNEAGKDKQPQANLEFVKEIFAL, translated from the coding sequence ATGCCTCAAACCGTTAGTTTTGATGAATGTTTCCAGACAGTTCCGAAACTAGACCAACCTTCCGACTTAGATAGTTTTTGGAAGGAAGGAATTTCTGAATTAAAAAAAGTTCCTGTAAAAGCTACTTATAAAACGGTTCTCAAAGGGTCTTTCATTTGGGAATCTTTGAATGACGTTAGTTTTCAAAGTATCGACAATCATGTGTTACATGGAAAGTTGGCCATCCCAAGAAAAAGAGGGAATAGACCCGTTGTTGTTTATTTTCATGATTATCTAGCCGTTCCAGAAGAAATCCAAAAAGGGTATTCGGATTTGGGTGTGGCCCAACTTCACATCACCCTTCGAGGTCATGGGGAAGAAATGATCCATGCACCAGTGGATCCTGTCACGGGAAAAGCACCGATTGGTTGGACACCGAATTATTTTGCACATGGACTCGACCAAAAAGAAGATTTCTATATGCGAAAACTATATTTGGATGTGATTCGTACAATTGAGTTCCTACGTTTGACCGATGGGATTGATGGTGACCAAATCATTTTACATGGTAAGTCCATCGGTTCTGCTCTTTCCGTATTTGGAGCAGCTTATTCCGATCGAATTAAGGGCCTTATTTTAGAAACACCTTCGTTCTGTTATATTGATAAAGACCAAATTTCTTTAAAAGGAAATCCTTGGATTCGAGAACTCACTCCCTTTTTAGAAAAAAGAGCTACTAAAAAAATTGATTATAAAAAGGAACTGGCGTATTTTGATGCGCTAAATTTTGCCAAAAAAATCAAAATCCCTGCTCTCTTCTCTTGCGGAATGGAAGATGTGATCTCTCATCCAAAATCCACTTTTGCTTTGTTTAACCATATGAACTGCGATAAACGGATGCAGTTGTATCCGACAGAAGGAAATGAAGCAGGAAAAGACAAACAACCACAAGCAAATCTAGAATTTGTAAAAGAAATTTTTGCCCTATGA
- the folD gene encoding bifunctional methylenetetrahydrofolate dehydrogenase/methenyltetrahydrofolate cyclohydrolase FolD, whose product MKSSILLDGKAISEKIRNRIAETLAKAKSEGKGVPTLATILVGDNPASETYVNMKVKACEKVGMGSRYVRLKEATTTEELLAEIRKLNSDPSVNGILLQHPVPHQIDERLCFDEISLEKDVDGVTTVSFGKLSMNSEAYYPCTPYGMVLLLQEYGIDVSGKHAVVVGRSPILGKPMAIMLTNLNATVTLCHSKTKNLPDLVKQADIVVGAVGKPEFIQADWIKEGAVILDAGYNVGNVGDIEISKAKDKSSYYTPVPGGVGPMTISVLLLQTMYSFLNQFSPKLDSHASNR is encoded by the coding sequence ATGAAATCTAGCATCCTATTAGACGGTAAAGCGATTTCCGAAAAAATTCGAAATCGAATCGCAGAAACATTAGCAAAAGCTAAATCCGAAGGTAAGGGAGTTCCTACCCTTGCTACGATCCTTGTTGGGGATAACCCGGCATCCGAAACTTATGTAAATATGAAAGTGAAGGCTTGTGAAAAAGTGGGAATGGGATCACGATATGTGCGCCTAAAAGAAGCAACGACCACCGAAGAGTTGTTAGCCGAAATTCGCAAACTTAATTCTGATCCTTCTGTGAATGGAATCCTTTTGCAACACCCAGTCCCTCATCAAATCGATGAACGTTTGTGTTTCGATGAAATTTCACTCGAAAAAGATGTGGACGGAGTCACTACTGTTTCTTTTGGAAAATTATCGATGAATAGTGAAGCCTATTACCCGTGCACTCCGTACGGAATGGTCCTCCTACTCCAAGAATACGGAATCGATGTTTCTGGAAAACATGCTGTTGTTGTGGGAAGGTCTCCTATTCTCGGAAAACCAATGGCCATAATGCTGACAAACTTAAATGCAACAGTTACCCTTTGCCATTCTAAAACCAAAAATCTTCCAGACCTTGTGAAACAAGCTGACATTGTGGTTGGTGCTGTGGGCAAACCGGAGTTCATCCAAGCGGATTGGATCAAAGAAGGTGCAGTGATTTTGGATGCTGGTTATAATGTTGGAAATGTGGGAGATATAGAAATTTCGAAAGCTAAGGATAAATCTTCTTATTACACACCAGTTCCAGGAGGGGTTGGTCCTATGACAATCTCTGTACTTTTACTTCAAACCATGTATAGTTTTTTAAATCAATTTTCACCTAAGTTGGATTCCCATGCCTCAAACCGTTAG
- the asnS gene encoding asparagine--tRNA ligase, translating to MIPSLDPTQSLSQNSTSTHSLQGWVQGLRGNNHVQFLQLRTEGKIFQVVAEKEFLGEELFKEIKALPQETSLVVFGVAKENPKAPGGEELFLHSFTLVGESKNYPITPKEHGPDFLHNHRHLWLRSKRQLAIQRVRSELSFAIREFFRNDGYTLIDTPILTGSIGESAGTLFSTEYFDLGQAYLAQTGQLYLETAAFAHSKVYCFGPTFRAEKSKTRRHLTEFWMLEAETAFLGQDGNLDLQERFVKTVLRVTIERTAEDLKALDRDPAPLLEQLAKPFPRVDYGEAIRILQTAGEEITWGEDINSDREQILTTHFGTAIFIQNFPRAIKAFYMKQNPNDPNTVLSADLIAPDGIGEIIGGSEREESFDKIVERLREEGLPPEDYSWYLDLRKYGSVPHAGFGMGLERVIAWVCGLSHIRECIPYPRMIYRLSP from the coding sequence ATGATTCCAAGTTTAGATCCAACACAATCCCTTTCGCAAAATTCCACATCCACTCATAGTTTACAAGGCTGGGTCCAAGGACTCAGAGGCAATAACCACGTCCAATTCCTCCAACTCCGCACCGAGGGAAAAATTTTCCAAGTGGTGGCCGAAAAAGAATTTTTGGGGGAGGAACTCTTCAAAGAAATCAAGGCCCTCCCGCAAGAGACATCTCTCGTCGTTTTTGGAGTGGCAAAGGAAAATCCGAAAGCTCCCGGTGGTGAGGAATTATTCTTACATTCCTTTACCCTTGTAGGAGAATCCAAAAACTATCCCATCACCCCAAAAGAACATGGACCCGATTTTTTACACAACCATAGACATTTATGGCTACGTTCCAAAAGGCAACTGGCCATCCAAAGGGTTCGCTCCGAGTTATCTTTCGCCATCCGAGAGTTCTTTCGTAACGATGGCTATACTCTGATCGACACACCCATCCTCACCGGTTCCATCGGAGAATCAGCAGGAACCCTTTTTTCCACCGAATACTTTGATTTAGGGCAAGCCTACTTGGCCCAAACTGGCCAGCTCTATTTAGAAACAGCTGCCTTTGCCCATTCCAAGGTCTATTGTTTTGGACCGACTTTCCGGGCCGAAAAAAGCAAAACCAGGAGACACTTAACTGAGTTTTGGATGCTCGAGGCCGAAACGGCTTTCCTTGGCCAAGATGGAAATTTGGACTTACAAGAACGATTCGTAAAGACCGTTCTACGAGTTACCATAGAAAGAACTGCAGAAGACTTAAAAGCCCTAGACCGAGATCCGGCGCCCCTTCTGGAACAACTGGCAAAACCCTTCCCAAGAGTGGATTACGGCGAAGCCATCCGAATTTTGCAAACAGCTGGGGAAGAAATCACTTGGGGAGAGGACATCAATTCAGACAGAGAACAAATCCTCACCACTCATTTTGGAACTGCCATCTTCATCCAAAACTTTCCAAGGGCCATCAAAGCTTTTTACATGAAACAAAATCCAAATGACCCGAATACCGTGCTTTCTGCAGATCTAATTGCTCCTGATGGGATTGGGGAGATCATCGGCGGGTCGGAAAGAGAAGAGTCCTTTGATAAAATTGTGGAACGGTTACGAGAAGAGGGACTTCCTCCCGAAGACTATTCTTGGTATTTGGACCTTCGTAAGTATGGCTCTGTTCCTCATGCAGGCTTTGGAATGGGTCTAGAACGAGTCATCGCCTGGGTTTGTGGTTTGTCCCATATTCGTGAATGTATCCCTTATCCAAGGATGATTTATAGGCTAAGCCCTTAA